The Eubacteriaceae bacterium Marseille-Q4139 genome has a window encoding:
- a CDS encoding arsenate reductase family protein, whose protein sequence is MSVLFIEYPPCSTCQKAKKWLTAHNVEFTSRHIKEQNPTAEELTAWIAESGLPVKKFFNTSGLLYKSMALKDKLPSMTQEEQIALLATDGMLVKRPLIIGDGFILVGFKEKEWEERLG, encoded by the coding sequence ATGAGCGTACTTTTTATTGAATATCCGCCCTGTTCCACCTGCCAGAAGGCAAAAAAGTGGCTGACTGCCCACAATGTAGAGTTTACCTCCCGCCATATTAAGGAGCAGAACCCTACGGCCGAAGAACTGACTGCATGGATCGCCGAAAGCGGCCTGCCCGTCAAGAAATTTTTCAATACAAGCGGGCTTCTCTACAAATCCATGGCCTTAAAGGACAAGCTTCCGTCCATGACCCAGGAGGAGCAGATTGCGCTGCTCGCCACAGACGGCATGCTGGTAAAGCGCCCCCTTATAATCGGGGACGGCTTTATCCTTGTGGGTTTTAAGGAGAAGGAGTGGGAGGAAAGACTCGGTTAA
- a CDS encoding 6-phosphofructokinase has product MKGNVIVGQSGGPTAAINSSLAGVYRTAMDRGAKKVYGMLHGIQGLMDEKYVDLSEHIRNDLDVELLKRTPAAYLGSCRYKLPEIHEDPEIYEKIFGILEKLEIESFIYIGGNDSMDTIKKLSDYAIVKGYKTKFIGVPKTIDNDLALTDHTPGYGSAAKYIGTSTKEIIRDSNALEYGKGLVTVIEIMGRNAGWLTGSSALAKGEDCEGPDLIYLPELPFDVDKFVEKVRGLLETKQSVVVAVSEGIRLADGRYVCELTDGVDYVDAFGHKQLSGTANYLACRIANEIGCKTRGIELSTLQRAASHLVSRIDIIEAFQVGGAAVKAADEGDTGEMVILKRISDDPYQCTTSLQNVHKVSNVEKVVPREWINEDGTYVTEEFLDYVRPLIQGDVPPIMVDGIPRHLYHCDKW; this is encoded by the coding sequence GTGAAGGGGAATGTGATTGTCGGCCAGTCGGGCGGCCCCACGGCTGCGATAAATTCCAGCCTGGCTGGTGTTTACCGTACGGCCATGGACAGAGGGGCAAAAAAAGTATATGGAATGCTGCATGGAATCCAGGGACTGATGGATGAAAAATATGTGGATCTGTCGGAGCACATCCGGAATGACCTGGACGTGGAGCTTTTAAAAAGGACGCCGGCTGCTTATCTTGGCTCCTGCCGGTACAAGCTTCCGGAAATCCATGAGGATCCGGAGATTTATGAGAAAATTTTTGGAATCCTGGAGAAGCTGGAGATTGAAAGCTTTATTTACATAGGCGGAAACGATTCCATGGACACCATCAAAAAGTTGTCCGATTATGCGATTGTCAAAGGCTATAAGACGAAATTCATCGGCGTGCCGAAAACCATCGACAATGACCTGGCGCTGACAGACCATACGCCGGGCTACGGAAGCGCCGCCAAATATATCGGTACATCCACAAAAGAAATCATCCGCGACAGCAACGCCCTGGAGTATGGAAAAGGCCTTGTTACGGTAATTGAAATCATGGGACGCAACGCCGGATGGCTGACGGGTTCTTCTGCCCTTGCAAAGGGAGAGGACTGCGAAGGGCCGGATCTGATTTATCTCCCGGAGCTTCCCTTTGACGTGGACAAGTTTGTGGAGAAGGTCAGAGGGCTTCTGGAGACGAAGCAGTCTGTTGTTGTGGCAGTTTCCGAGGGAATCCGCCTGGCGGATGGCCGCTATGTCTGCGAGCTGACCGACGGCGTGGATTACGTGGATGCTTTCGGGCATAAGCAGTTAAGCGGAACGGCCAATTACCTGGCCTGCCGGATTGCCAATGAAATCGGCTGCAAGACGAGGGGAATCGAGCTTTCCACTCTCCAGCGTGCCGCTTCCCACCTGGTTTCCAGAATCGACATCATCGAGGCGTTCCAGGTCGGCGGTGCTGCCGTGAAGGCCGCTGATGAGGGAGACACCGGTGAAATGGTAATCTTAAAGCGGATTTCGGACGATCCGTACCAGTGTACCACCAGCCTTCAGAATGTCCACAAGGTTTCCAACGTGGAGAAGGTGGTTCCGAGAGAATGGATCAACGAAGACGGAACGTATGTGACGGAGGAATTCCTCGACTACGTGCGCCCGCTGATCCAGGGAGATGTGCCGCCGATCATGGTAGACGGTATTCCGAGACATCTGTACCACTGCGATAAATGGTAA
- a CDS encoding nitroreductase — protein MNEVMNAILTRRSIRKFTDAPIPRDILEELVNAGLHAPSGKGRQTWKFTVITNRDMIARLTDLIGSELARENYDMYRPTAIIMPSNIRDGIWSREDNACALENIFLAAHSLGIGSVWINQMQDICDRPQVRALLEEMGVPADHVVFGMAALGYPAPDAPVTPIKRIGQVAWIE, from the coding sequence ATGAACGAAGTCATGAACGCAATCCTGACAAGAAGAAGCATCCGAAAATTTACAGACGCCCCGATCCCGAGAGACATTTTGGAGGAGCTGGTAAATGCCGGCCTCCATGCGCCGAGCGGGAAAGGGAGACAGACATGGAAATTCACGGTTATCACGAACCGGGACATGATCGCGCGGCTGACCGATTTAATCGGAAGCGAGCTGGCGCGGGAGAACTACGACATGTACCGCCCCACCGCCATCATCATGCCTTCCAACATCCGTGACGGTATCTGGAGCCGCGAGGACAACGCCTGCGCTCTGGAAAATATCTTCCTGGCCGCCCATTCCTTAGGGATCGGCTCCGTCTGGATCAACCAGATGCAGGATATCTGCGACAGGCCGCAGGTACGGGCGCTTTTGGAAGAGATGGGCGTCCCGGCAGATCATGTGGTCTTCGGTATGGCTGCCTTGGGCTATCCGGCTCCCGATGCCCCGGTAACTCCGATCAAGCGGATCGGCCAGGTAGCATGGATCGAATAG
- a CDS encoding spore maturation protein, with protein MDVLIFLSEFMVPLVIFYIVGFGLLSGKPVFDDFLKGAAEGMKTVAGILPTLIGLMAAVGILRASGLLETAAEILKAPAARLHIPTPLVPVMLVRLVSSSAATGLILDIFKQYGPDSLTGNMVSIMMGCTETVFYTMSVYFMTAGIRKTRWTLAGALIATAGGIAASIVLAGMM; from the coding sequence ATGGATGTATTGATCTTTTTGTCAGAATTTATGGTTCCGCTGGTTATTTTTTATATTGTCGGGTTCGGGCTTCTGTCCGGCAAGCCGGTGTTCGACGATTTCCTGAAAGGGGCAGCAGAAGGGATGAAGACCGTGGCGGGAATTCTGCCCACGTTAATCGGACTCATGGCGGCTGTGGGGATTCTCAGGGCATCCGGGCTTTTGGAGACCGCGGCAGAGATCCTAAAAGCGCCGGCTGCGCGGCTCCATATCCCGACGCCGCTTGTGCCGGTCATGCTGGTGCGGCTTGTGTCCAGCTCTGCTGCGACTGGGCTGATTCTAGACATTTTTAAGCAGTACGGGCCTGACTCCCTCACCGGGAACATGGTCTCCATCATGATGGGATGCACAGAGACGGTCTTTTATACCATGAGCGTCTATTTCATGACGGCAGGGATCCGAAAGACGAGATGGACGCTGGCAGGCGCCCTGATTGCCACGGCCGGAGGGATTGCAGCGAGCATTGTTCTGGCGGGGATGATGTAG
- a CDS encoding MarR family transcriptional regulator: MEIEQRALINQDFKDITNNDLHVIEAIGIGEAKNMSAIAKELSVTMGTLTIAMNSLVKKGYVVRERGKADRRIVYISLSEKGRKAYRHHEQFHHEMIESIMNGLGDRETEALVQALMKLNLWFREKEAENSLK; this comes from the coding sequence ATGGAAATCGAGCAGAGGGCGTTAATTAACCAGGATTTTAAAGATATCACAAACAATGACCTCCATGTAATCGAAGCCATTGGGATTGGAGAGGCAAAAAATATGTCTGCCATCGCAAAGGAGCTTTCCGTCACCATGGGGACGCTCACCATTGCCATGAACAGCCTGGTAAAAAAGGGATACGTGGTGCGGGAGCGCGGAAAGGCGGACAGACGGATCGTCTACATTTCGCTCTCGGAAAAGGGCAGGAAGGCGTACCGCCACCATGAACAGTTCCACCACGAGATGATCGAAAGCATCATGAACGGGCTTGGAGACCGGGAGACAGAGGCCTTAGTACAGGCGCTGATGAAGCTGAATCTGTGGTTCCGGGAAAAAGAAGCAGAAAACAGCCTGAAATAG
- the metG gene encoding methionine--tRNA ligase, with product MCKNCKKPYYISTAIAYTSGKPHIGNTYEIVLADAIARYKREQGYDVYFQTGTDEHGQKIEEKAAAAGVTPKEFVDGVAGEIKRIWDLMNTSYDKFIRTTDEYHEKQVQKIFKKLYDQGDIYKGHYEGLYCTPCESFWTPSQVVDGKCPDCGRPVQPAKEEAYFFRMSKYAQKLIDHINEHPEFIQPVSRKNEMMNNFLLPGLQDLCVSRTSFKWGIPVDFDPKHVTYVWLDALTNYITGIGYDCGGENSEKFEKYWPADLHLIGKDIIRFHTIYWPIFLMALDLPLPKQVFGHPWLLQGDGKMSKSKGNVLYADTLVDFFGVDAVRYFVLHEMPFENDGVISWELMVERMNSDLANILGNLVNRTVSMTNKYFGGIVEDKHVCEAVDEDLKAAVLDAVKKADEKMNKLRVADAITEIFNIFRRSNKYIDETTPWTLAKDEEKKDRLATVLYNLTEAITIGASLLHSFMPETSEKILAQLNTKKRDLEAMDQFGLYPNGTKVTEKPEILFARMDIKEVMEKVEAMRAAEAEKENAGKPEKEKEESGMDVEKKPEITYDDFAKLQFQIGEVVKCEEVPKSKKLLCFQVKIGSETRQIISGIKAWYKPEEMVGKKLMVVTNLKPAKLAGMISEGMILSAEDDEGNLAVMTPEKDIKAGAEIR from the coding sequence ATGTGTAAAAACTGTAAAAAACCGTACTACATTTCCACGGCCATTGCCTATACATCCGGCAAGCCGCATATCGGAAATACTTATGAAATTGTTCTGGCCGACGCCATTGCCCGCTACAAGAGGGAGCAGGGCTATGACGTATATTTCCAGACGGGAACCGATGAGCATGGACAGAAAATCGAAGAGAAGGCTGCCGCCGCCGGTGTGACGCCGAAGGAGTTCGTGGACGGCGTGGCCGGGGAAATCAAGCGCATCTGGGATCTGATGAACACGTCCTACGACAAATTCATCCGCACGACGGATGAGTACCATGAAAAGCAGGTACAGAAGATTTTTAAAAAGCTCTACGATCAGGGCGACATCTATAAGGGCCATTATGAAGGCCTCTACTGTACGCCGTGCGAGTCCTTCTGGACACCGTCCCAGGTGGTAGACGGCAAGTGCCCGGACTGCGGCCGCCCGGTGCAGCCGGCAAAGGAGGAGGCGTACTTCTTCCGCATGAGCAAGTATGCCCAGAAGCTCATCGACCACATCAACGAGCATCCGGAATTTATCCAGCCGGTATCCAGGAAAAACGAGATGATGAACAACTTCCTGCTTCCGGGACTCCAGGATCTCTGCGTTTCGAGAACGTCCTTCAAGTGGGGAATTCCGGTGGATTTCGACCCGAAGCATGTGACCTATGTCTGGCTGGACGCCCTGACAAACTATATCACGGGAATCGGCTATGACTGCGGCGGCGAAAACAGCGAAAAATTTGAGAAATACTGGCCGGCTGACCTGCACCTGATCGGAAAGGACATCATCCGCTTCCATACGATCTACTGGCCGATTTTCCTGATGGCTCTGGATCTCCCGCTTCCAAAGCAGGTGTTCGGCCATCCGTGGCTCCTTCAGGGAGACGGAAAGATGAGTAAGTCCAAGGGGAACGTGCTGTACGCCGACACGCTTGTGGACTTCTTCGGCGTGGATGCCGTCCGCTATTTCGTGCTCCATGAGATGCCGTTTGAGAACGACGGCGTGATTTCCTGGGAGCTGATGGTAGAGCGGATGAATTCCGATCTGGCAAACATCCTGGGAAACCTGGTGAACCGCACGGTTTCCATGACAAACAAATATTTTGGCGGAATCGTGGAGGACAAACATGTCTGCGAGGCCGTGGACGAGGACTTGAAGGCCGCCGTTTTGGATGCCGTGAAGAAGGCAGATGAGAAGATGAATAAGCTGCGCGTGGCCGACGCCATCACGGAAATTTTCAACATCTTCCGCCGCAGCAACAAATACATCGACGAGACGACGCCGTGGACTCTTGCCAAGGACGAAGAGAAGAAAGACCGCCTTGCGACGGTGCTTTACAACCTGACAGAGGCCATCACCATCGGCGCCTCCCTGCTCCACTCCTTCATGCCGGAAACGTCTGAAAAGATCCTGGCACAGCTTAACACCAAAAAGCGTGATCTGGAGGCCATGGATCAGTTTGGGCTGTATCCGAACGGGACGAAGGTGACGGAAAAGCCGGAAATCCTGTTTGCCCGCATGGACATCAAGGAGGTCATGGAGAAGGTGGAAGCCATGAGAGCTGCCGAAGCCGAAAAAGAGAATGCCGGAAAACCGGAGAAAGAAAAAGAAGAGAGCGGAATGGACGTGGAGAAGAAGCCGGAAATCACTTATGACGACTTTGCAAAGCTCCAGTTCCAGATCGGCGAGGTCGTAAAGTGCGAGGAGGTTCCGAAGTCCAAAAAACTTCTCTGCTTCCAGGTTAAGATCGGCTCCGAGACAAGACAGATCATCAGCGGAATCAAGGCATGGTACAAGCCGGAGGAGATGGTCGGAAAGAAATTGATGGTTGTGACGAACTTAAAGCCGGCAAAACTGGCCGGCATGATCTCCGAAGGCATGATTTTAAGCGCCGAGGACGACGAAGGCAACCTGGCAGTCATGACGCCGGAAAAGGATATCAAGGCAGGGGCTGAGATCAGGTAA
- a CDS encoding DUF885 domain-containing protein: protein MNLNHVPGPDSAGKRPGQLFFPAFFRKKKAAAMFFMSMLVFCAIFLCGCQKERIDVPGETGEWLSSGRDPVRSEEQAACQESFSDFCLNLFCSEAAGNTLDLHYTLKNPESWGINPGEPSLGSFHLADMIAANQEIRELKDVLLSYDRALLSPEQQFVYDVLLDNLETSLTSEGMELYAQPLSPTIGTQAQLPILLSEYSFETLKDVEDYLAILSQIDEYYGQLLTFENQKAEARLGPSDASIDGILASCRSYLIDPEDNFLTETFRTRLDGLEGVTEEQKADLSARHVKAIREHFIPAYELLIEGMTALKGRGIHDGGLAQYKDGKQYYEYLVKAGTGTSYTIPQLKEALARRMEDDLTAISRIFLEDPDFDPDSCMFSLTEPDKILDDLQRQIKRDFPALPDYSYEIKYVPKYLESSLSPAFYLTAPLDDLNQNVIYINNGSAGSSDDLYTTLAHEGFPGHLYQTVYSRSHAASPLLSLLGCSGANEGWATYAENYAYTLENGLTEAQGTYLSSLRSFSLCVHSLLDIGINYDGWSREQAGEFIRTYFNADDETVENLWQTMIDNPANYLEYCCGYIEIMEMKAEAEEALGPSFNLMEFHRFLLDIGPVPYSVTREYFSQWLKKQ from the coding sequence ATGAATCTCAACCATGTTCCCGGCCCGGATTCTGCCGGAAAACGCCCGGGCCAGCTTTTCTTTCCGGCTTTTTTCCGCAAAAAGAAAGCCGCAGCCATGTTTTTCATGTCCATGCTGGTTTTCTGTGCCATATTCTTATGCGGCTGCCAGAAGGAACGGATCGACGTTCCCGGGGAAACCGGCGAATGGCTCTCGTCCGGCCGCGATCCTGTCCGGTCGGAAGAACAGGCTGCGTGCCAGGAGAGCTTCTCCGATTTCTGCCTTAACCTTTTTTGCAGCGAGGCGGCCGGAAATACCCTGGATCTCCACTATACCCTGAAAAACCCGGAAAGCTGGGGCATCAACCCCGGCGAGCCGTCCCTCGGGAGCTTCCATCTGGCAGACATGATTGCCGCCAACCAGGAAATCCGGGAGCTTAAGGACGTGCTCCTGTCCTATGACCGGGCGCTTTTGTCCCCGGAGCAGCAGTTTGTCTACGATGTTCTCCTCGACAATCTGGAAACCTCCCTCACCTCGGAGGGCATGGAGCTTTACGCACAGCCTCTTTCCCCGACCATCGGGACCCAGGCCCAGCTTCCGATCCTGCTTTCCGAATACTCTTTTGAGACCCTTAAGGATGTCGAAGACTATCTGGCGATCCTCTCCCAGATTGATGAATACTATGGCCAGCTCCTCACCTTTGAAAATCAGAAGGCGGAGGCCAGACTTGGCCCGTCGGACGCTTCCATCGACGGGATCCTGGCCTCCTGCCGGAGCTATCTCATCGATCCCGAGGACAATTTCCTCACCGAGACCTTCCGGACGCGCCTGGACGGCCTGGAGGGCGTGACGGAGGAACAGAAGGCCGACCTCTCCGCCCGCCATGTAAAGGCCATACGGGAACATTTCATTCCGGCTTATGAACTTCTCATAGAAGGCATGACGGCGCTCAAAGGGCGCGGCATCCACGACGGCGGTCTGGCCCAGTATAAGGACGGGAAGCAGTATTATGAATATCTCGTAAAAGCCGGAACAGGCACCTCCTACACGATCCCTCAGTTAAAAGAGGCACTGGCCCGCCGGATGGAGGATGATTTGACGGCCATCAGCCGGATTTTCCTGGAAGACCCGGATTTTGACCCGGATTCCTGCATGTTTTCCCTGACAGAGCCGGATAAAATCCTGGATGACCTTCAAAGGCAGATCAAGCGGGACTTCCCGGCGCTTCCGGATTATTCTTATGAGATTAAATACGTCCCGAAATATCTGGAAAGCTCCTTAAGCCCTGCCTTTTATCTCACGGCTCCCTTAGACGACTTGAACCAGAATGTCATTTATATCAACAACGGCTCTGCCGGCAGCTCGGACGATCTCTACACGACTCTGGCCCATGAGGGCTTTCCCGGCCATCTCTATCAGACCGTCTATTCCAGGAGCCATGCTGCCTCGCCGCTTCTCTCTCTGCTTGGCTGTTCCGGCGCAAACGAAGGTTGGGCGACCTACGCGGAAAATTACGCCTACACCCTGGAAAACGGCCTGACCGAGGCGCAGGGAACCTACTTATCCAGCCTGCGTTCATTCTCCCTCTGCGTCCACAGCCTGCTCGACATCGGAATCAACTACGACGGCTGGAGCAGAGAGCAGGCCGGCGAGTTTATCCGCACGTATTTTAACGCCGACGATGAGACCGTCGAAAATCTGTGGCAGACTATGATCGACAATCCGGCCAACTACCTGGAATACTGCTGCGGGTACATAGAAATCATGGAGATGAAGGCAGAGGCAGAGGAGGCCCTTGGCCCGTCCTTCAACCTGATGGAGTTCCACCGGTTCCTCTTAGACATAGGGCCGGTTCCTTATTCGGTAACGCGGGAATATTTTTCGCAGTGGCTGAAAAAGCAGTGA